The Candidatus Stygibacter australis genome segment TAAAATCATTTTCCAGCAGAGAGATTTCTCCTGGTAAAAGTGTTTCCAGAAAAGATGTGTCTTCCAGAATTTCAATAAAGGGATCATCAGTTGAAATGATCAGCTCTATATTCTCAGCAGCAATCCCGCCAGTATTCTGCAGTTCAAGATTTAATTGCACTGTTTCTCCTGCCTCAATAAAAACATCATCTCCGGCAAGTACGATTTCTCCATCAATTCTCAAATAAGCCAGCTCATCATAGAAATAAGGAGTAAAGAGTAATGCCATTTCATCTTCCAAAGGCTTATTTGTGACAGCATAACTATTATTAAAGGTGTATTGCAGACCAATAGTAGAATCACTGTTTTCCAGCCCCACTGTGCAATACTGTCCGTGGTCTTGGCGATAGGAGCCGGAATTATCATTATTAATTTCCAGATACTGCATTTTTATCTGGGATACATCCAGAATAGTAGGATAATAAGCTGTATCATAGAGTATTATTTCAAATGTTTCAGGTGAGTGTGTATCGGAATTTTCTACCCGAGACCACTCGACCACGAGGTAATGCTCTTCTGGGAAATACTGCCAATAGACTCCTCCCAAATTGTTGATCATTTTAAGATCATCCCAGAATACTGCTATCATTGGGCTGGGACCTTGAGGACTGGGTATATACCAGTTCATAAAGGAAGGAGAATGTTCAATGCCGGGGGCTACCCAGCCGCAGGAGCATATAGTGAGCTGCTCATAACTTTCTTCATAAAATCTAAAGGTAAAATCCTCCGGCAGGTCAATTGTCTCTATTAAGCCTTCATCACCCCAGGTATAAAAAAGCAGGTCTTGTCCAGAGCCTCCAAAATCAGGGTCTATTTCTATCCAGTCAAATTCCGGGCAGAAATCATAGCCAGTATCATCATCATCAAAACACCAGTAGCCAAACGCATCAGGTCCCAGGGGATCAGTAATCTCAGCAATTCCCACCGGGATAATAGTGGTAATAGTATTTACAAATCCATCAGGATTACTGAATTCAAGATAAAATGTTGCCTGCGTCCCTTGAATAATATAATCGGGAGTGGTAATTGTGAAATAATCTGAATGATTGTTTATAGTCTCTCCAGATGCAATATCTCCTAAGTAAATTAGATTATCTTCCAGTGTGAAGTATTGATCAAGACTGAAAATCCGGGCAGTAATATCAGTGGCAGTGATCGAGCCAATATTAGTAATTGAGCAAAAAACATCTTCTGTTTCGCCTGGAGGCAGCACATTATCTTCTCCAATAACGTAACTTTCCAGCCAGATACTTGCCCCGGTGATAACGGGAATTGTCCAGCTTTCCCATTCATTATCACCGGCATCAGTTATGGTGATGTGCAATACAGGCTCGATGCCTTCAAGGGCTGCCGGGCTGATAGTAAACGTAAAATTTCCGGCAGGATTAGCTGATCCACCTGCTGCGATATCGCCAAAATCCAGTTCTGAATTAGTGATTGTGATATATTCATTCATCGTGGTTAAACTGGTACTTACACCCGAAACAGGCAGATTACCATAATTCATCAAACTTACATCAAGGTCAAAAGTTTCTCCAGGATTTAGCAGTCCGTCACCATTACCTGAAATCTCCTGATATTCTATTTCTGCAATATCCACATACTGATCAACTTGAACAACTGAAACAGTATCTATATAGGGAAGATAATCGTGTTTGGTGACCGTAAGCAGATAGTCTCCTTCTTCCAGATCAGCAACCGGAATTAAGGCTTCACCATTTGTATCACTATAGCGTATTACGGCAAAATCTTCCGGATCACTGGCGCTTAGAGTTACCCAGGCACCCTCTGCAAGACCACCTTCATAATCAAGGACACTTACCTGCCACCAGTTTTCACCGACAGCAATTTCTTCTGCGTATTCTACCGTTAAATCCCTAGGCGTTTGAGTCCAAAGTTCCAATGATGGATCACCCATCAAGGTACACCAGTTACTTACTATATCTACATAATTACTCGGATTTTGAGGATATAAACTCCATAAACAGAATTTACCTGCTGTAAGCGCGCTTCCCATGGAATACATTTCATTCTGAAATATACTTGATGCTATACCCAGGGTGACTGCATTATTAAAACAGGTATGATTACCAGTTGTTGCCTGACCCACCATCCCGATTGCACCTTTGGGATTTGTTATTGATCCCATTCTGGTGAATATCTCTGACTTGGCATCAGCTCCCACAAAATTCCCTGTTGCACAGGTTATAACGGAAGCAAATGGCAGCATAAAAGTATTAGTCTCTGTACCGGGAATCCAATTGCTGGTGCCCAGATAACCACGATAGAACATATAAAGACACCCGTCATTTATCGCCTGCACCATCTGAGAGGGAAATGGTGATTGATATACTTCATAAAAATCATCATCGTCCGACCAGTTATCAGGAAAATCAAGCATCATTTCCTTTACAGTGAGCACTGTGTTAATAGTAGATTGACCTGAGTGTGTCGGATCTCCGACAAGCAGACTCTTCTCAAACCATTCATTATCCTGCATCATGGGTGATTTCTCATAATATAATATTTTACTGACCAGCACCTGCAATTGTGCTATGCTATTATATGAAAGCCTTCCAATATGAGCATCCAGGAGAATGTCATCTCCTTCTAACTGACCATATTGATGGTCACCAAAACCATTATAATATGAAAAAGTTTCATAGCAGGTAGGAATTGCAAAGTTTCCATCAGCATCTCCTGCCAGGCAGATATATTCCGGTGGATTTTCCCAGGTGTCATAAGCTTCCTGAATATAGGCTTTGATAGCATCAGATGTTTGTCCTGTCTCTGAGGTAGTCGCCACGGTTACCTCAAATCCCTTTTGCCGTTTCCAGTCCACCAGATAGTCTAGTACTTGCAATACATCCTCATCATCAGGACATATAATGATCAATGAAGGCTGCTGATAATCTTCTCTTTCTCTCATTTGCTCATAATTCAGCACTTCTGCCTGATACAAAGGTTCAAAACTTCGTGAAAGGTTTCTGCTGCCTGAAATACAATTCTTCCCTCCAGCTCCAGAAGTTGAGATTTTAATCTCTATTTCTGTGTTTATGAACATCCTTCGCAATTTATCATTATAGCTCATAGGAGAAAATGTTACTGGCACCATACGCACTCCCCGCATAATTGCCGGCTCGCCCAGTTCTACCATTTGATTTTGACCTAAATAAGATTGATTCTGCGAAATAAGTACATCATCAAGCACGCTTTCCTCAGATGATAAAACCTCCAGCTGGATCTCGCCAGTGGCAGGCACAGCTATCACCCAGTTGAATACCGGCAATTCCAGCCTGTCATGTTCATCAAATCCTCTTGCCTGGGGATGACTGAATAACGATCTCTCCTCACCCGCAGTAGAAAGGTGCTTCACCTCATATCCATCCAGATGAAAAGTTAAATTAAATTCTGATTCACTTATTTGCTCATATTCGATCAAATCAGTATTTATTGATTGGTCTATTACTTCCCAGTAAGCATTTACTTT includes the following:
- a CDS encoding C25 family cysteine peptidase; amino-acid sequence: MKKLIFLLCFTILILKVNAYWEVIDQSINTDLIEYEQISESEFNLTFHLDGYEVKHLSTAGEERSLFSHPQARGFDEHDRLELPVFNWVIAVPATGEIQLEVLSSEESVLDDVLISQNQSYLGQNQMVELGEPAIMRGVRMVPVTFSPMSYNDKLRRMFINTEIEIKISTSGAGGKNCISGSRNLSRSFEPLYQAEVLNYEQMREREDYQQPSLIIICPDDEDVLQVLDYLVDWKRQKGFEVTVATTSETGQTSDAIKAYIQEAYDTWENPPEYICLAGDADGNFAIPTCYETFSYYNGFGDHQYGQLEGDDILLDAHIGRLSYNSIAQLQVLVSKILYYEKSPMMQDNEWFEKSLLVGDPTHSGQSTINTVLTVKEMMLDFPDNWSDDDDFYEVYQSPFPSQMVQAINDGCLYMFYRGYLGTSNWIPGTETNTFMLPFASVITCATGNFVGADAKSEIFTRMGSITNPKGAIGMVGQATTGNHTCFNNAVTLGIASSIFQNEMYSMGSALTAGKFCLWSLYPQNPSNYVDIVSNWCTLMGDPSLELWTQTPRDLTVEYAEEIAVGENWWQVSVLDYEGGLAEGAWVTLSASDPEDFAVIRYSDTNGEALIPVADLEEGDYLLTVTKHDYLPYIDTVSVVQVDQYVDIAEIEYQEISGNGDGLLNPGETFDLDVSLMNYGNLPVSGVSTSLTTMNEYITITNSELDFGDIAAGGSANPAGNFTFTISPAALEGIEPVLHITITDAGDNEWESWTIPVITGASIWLESYVIGEDNVLPPGETEDVFCSITNIGSITATDITARIFSLDQYFTLEDNLIYLGDIASGETINNHSDYFTITTPDYIIQGTQATFYLEFSNPDGFVNTITTIIPVGIAEITDPLGPDAFGYWCFDDDDTGYDFCPEFDWIEIDPDFGGSGQDLLFYTWGDEGLIETIDLPEDFTFRFYEESYEQLTICSCGWVAPGIEHSPSFMNWYIPSPQGPSPMIAVFWDDLKMINNLGGVYWQYFPEEHYLVVEWSRVENSDTHSPETFEIILYDTAYYPTILDVSQIKMQYLEINNDNSGSYRQDHGQYCTVGLENSDSTIGLQYTFNNSYAVTNKPLEDEMALLFTPYFYDELAYLRIDGEIVLAGDDVFIEAGETVQLNLELQNTGGIAAENIELIISTDDPFIEILEDTSFLETLLPGEISLLENDFTFYVSPETPDFHNFPININIISDQYSTNRVIPFTAYLPNTLSVDQNEISLDMEVDQTGSRMFEVTNIGVQTVNFYINAEQTYPPVRDITGSTAFCEESFFVPGETADWTIGIFNNSADEWIEELCLELPLGVTLNTATDAVGGSGGDLVWDGSTGSGNIVWHGTTQQGWGVIHSGEYAYLDINVSVSETIAGNLHIPWTLTGDGYGADPHTTTGEFLLHSPLQWINLNTSSGTLELDESTEITINFDTAELDTGLHSALLEITTDSWDTKYITVNLTVYSNNNNEDIIPEHNKLLGNYPNPFNPSTTISFAVCQENSPVNISIYNIKGQFVQTLVDKPFTAGNHQIVWSAEGLPSGIYFCKAKISGVEFTRKMLLAK